The DNA region GACCTTTATAGCATGATGTATTATAAGATcaagaacaagaaaataagtaaataaaaggaaaaaaaaagaaacttatGAGTGATCAGATAGTAAAGGGATTCCTTAGGTGAAAAAGATAAACAGAATTAGAATTATAAAGGGATCCGGAAAGTTTCACATAATTACAGGCATGGCTCTGGAGTCGGAGCGGAAGCTTGTGAAGTTGACCCCGGCCATCACGGGGACTGCGCAGGCTGCCTCCATCAGGACCCTCTGCTGAAAAGCCTCGGTGTAGGCACTGGCCTCGACGATCTCCTTTATCAGCTTATGGTAGTACTCCTTCATCCGTCGGAGCATGATTTGGTACTTCATTTTCAGCCACTTCAGCCTCATCCTCCTCCATGAGCTCCTCAGGAGCAGACCTCCCCGCCGCGGCCTCTCGCCTCCTAGCCTGACTGTAGGGAGACTCCTGCGGCGCCGGAGCCGGAGGCTGATGCCTCGGCGGGGCTGCAACTGCAAGAGGGAGTTCCCGACGGTGGCCATTATCCTCTAGGAAGAGATCTATTGGTGTGGTAAGGCAAAGGGAACTACGGACTATATTAAGGGCAAGAGAGGTGTTGGTTTGTATTTATTTTGTGGGGTTGACTGAATGAGACGAAAGAATCTTTTGGGACTATGGGACCTCGCTACGGACGAGTTTAGTTAAAGCTGTGCTTTCCCTATCATGCAATATATTAGAATCGTCGATTCGATCCCATAGTTCGCATTCGTAGCAGCTGAGCTCATgaagttttaattttcttagttCGTCTCTGAAAGTATCTGTCCAGAATTTTCAGTCATAAGAGAGGTCGATAGagtaagagaaagaaaaaataataaaagggtaTGCGAGTTTTATTGAGAAAAATTAAACTATCAATCTCATGATTTCTAGTCAACAGAATCCTCATTTGGTGAGTCCGAT from Punica granatum isolate Tunisia-2019 chromosome 3, ASM765513v2, whole genome shotgun sequence includes:
- the LOC116198757 gene encoding uncharacterized protein LOC116198757 codes for the protein MATVGNSLLQLQPRRGISLRLRRRRSLPTVRLGGERPRRGGLLLRSSWRRMRLKWLKMKYQIMLRRMKEYYHKLIKEIVEASAYTEAFQQRVLMEAACAVPVMAGVNFTSFRSDSRAMPVIM